From a region of the Mucilaginibacter auburnensis genome:
- the porV gene encoding type IX secretion system outer membrane channel protein PorV: MKFFIGGLAILFVLAVAPSGVKAQTNTDGSGYGAIPTAVPFLNISPDSRSGAMGDAGVAISSDVNANFWNPSKLAFIDNDFGVSASYSPWLRGLVPDVSLSYLSFGHKLDDRNVIGASVRYFNLGDIQLVDQNQLNQGVYRPNEYSIDASLARKFGNNLSLGLTMRFIHSDLSNASFATGTTQGIKPANAFAADISMFYKKPMEQFGTDGIFAFGANISNIGTKVKYSEGGPSYFLPTNLKLGAADTWNIDDYNQITLTVDFNKLLVPTPPLRDANGNIISGRNPDVSVPSGIFGSFTDAPGGFKEEIREVSIASGLEYWYNQQFALRGGYFYENPSKGGRQYATLGLGLKYDIYRFDFSYLAASQKNSPLANTLRVSIGVSFGNKK, translated from the coding sequence ATGAAGTTTTTTATTGGTGGCTTAGCTATATTGTTCGTTTTAGCTGTTGCGCCGTCGGGTGTAAAAGCGCAAACAAATACAGATGGCAGCGGCTACGGCGCAATTCCTACAGCCGTTCCGTTTCTTAATATTTCTCCCGATTCGCGCTCAGGCGCAATGGGCGATGCCGGTGTAGCCATTTCCAGCGATGTTAACGCCAATTTTTGGAACCCATCAAAATTAGCTTTTATTGATAATGATTTTGGTGTTTCCGCATCTTACAGCCCCTGGTTAAGAGGCCTGGTGCCCGATGTTAGTTTATCCTATTTAAGTTTCGGGCATAAGCTTGACGATAGGAACGTTATAGGCGCTTCTGTGAGATATTTCAATCTCGGCGATATACAACTGGTTGATCAAAATCAACTTAATCAAGGTGTTTACCGGCCTAATGAATATTCAATTGATGCTTCGCTGGCGCGTAAGTTCGGCAATAACCTTTCGCTGGGCCTAACCATGCGGTTTATACATTCAGATCTGTCAAACGCTTCATTTGCAACAGGCACTACACAAGGTATTAAACCTGCAAACGCTTTTGCTGCTGATATTTCCATGTTCTATAAAAAACCAATGGAGCAATTCGGTACTGATGGCATATTTGCATTTGGCGCCAACATATCAAATATTGGTACCAAGGTTAAATATTCTGAAGGCGGGCCTTCGTACTTTCTGCCTACTAACTTAAAGTTAGGAGCTGCTGATACCTGGAATATTGATGATTATAACCAGATTACCTTAACAGTTGATTTTAATAAACTACTTGTGCCAACGCCACCCCTGCGCGATGCCAATGGCAATATCATATCAGGGCGTAACCCGGATGTGTCGGTTCCATCGGGTATCTTTGGCTCATTTACAGACGCTCCCGGAGGCTTTAAGGAGGAGATAAGGGAAGTGAGCATTGCCTCGGGACTGGAGTACTGGTACAACCAGCAGTTTGCTTTAAGAGGCGGATATTTTTACGAGAATCCTTCAAAAGGTGGCAGGCAGTATGCCACATTAGGCTTGGGTCTTAAATACGATATTTACCGCTTTGATTTTTCTTACCTGGCTGCCAGCCAAAAAAACAGTCCGTTAGCCAATACGTTGCGTGTTAGCATTGGTGTTAGTTTTGGCAACAAAAAATAA
- the ispF gene encoding 2-C-methyl-D-erythritol 2,4-cyclodiphosphate synthase: protein MGKIRVGFGFDVHQLKDQHPFILGGVKLEHHSGAYGHSDADVLLHAICDALLGAANLRDIGFHFSNTDNRWKGISSLVLLQHVLELLKEKGWAIGNIDSMICLEAPKINPHIPEMKKNIAAAAGIDEDDISIKATTNETMGFIGRQEGVVAYATCLIERV, encoded by the coding sequence ATGGGTAAAATTCGTGTAGGGTTTGGGTTTGATGTACACCAGTTAAAAGATCAGCATCCGTTTATTTTAGGCGGTGTTAAATTAGAACATCATTCAGGGGCTTACGGCCACTCCGATGCCGATGTATTGCTGCATGCCATTTGCGATGCTTTATTGGGTGCGGCCAACCTGCGCGACATAGGCTTCCATTTTTCTAATACAGACAACAGGTGGAAAGGCATAAGCAGCCTGGTGTTGTTACAGCATGTTTTAGAACTATTAAAAGAAAAAGGCTGGGCAATAGGCAATATCGACTCCATGATCTGCCTTGAAGCACCCAAGATCAACCCGCATATACCGGAAATGAAAAAGAACATTGCTGCCGCGGCGGGTATTGATGAAGATGACATCTCCATTAAAGCTACAACCAATGAAACCATGGGCTTTATAGGCCGCCAGGAAGGTGTTGTTGCTTACGCTACCTGCTTAATAGAAAGAGTTTAG
- a CDS encoding glycosyltransferase, producing the protein MRHKQIFQADTPKRWNKIKWISRILIFVLICGVVAAAITVTSQTYPELPNLNPAPKRISDEELEQYKKSTRYKDYKIDKKQLQTLEAKRHNQLKHANNKERINAAFYREWETQAYNSLKENIGKLDMVVTEGFFINPKADTIGARMDTGLLNINKRYNKPVVVSISNYVNYDNVNGDFDVDDVVRITGNKALRKVFINSIIKQLKKYNLRGINLDINNIPNRNGAQYRAFQEDLYNMLHPLGFLVTQNVIPDDDTYDLKHLQRFNDYLFVMAIDQHTEDSNAGDISHQHWVEEQLDRVCEIVPSEKVILTIAGGGVDWPKNSVGTSIGYQAAVSTAEQYQKKVIFDPVSANLHYKYIGPDSIEHTVYFVDAAANFNIMRMADDWDTGGIALWRLGSEDPRLWKFFQKNLALASLKKTGLDVQELNNVALNNKIDYTGNGEVLEIITTPSKGNINLKIDTNSYVITNQEYLKLPTKYVIKKFGYKPGKVVLTFDDGPDPDFTPRILEILKREKVPASFFVVGAMVEKNIPLLKRIHDEGYEIGNHTFLHPDISKVSLDRVILELNATRKLIESITGHSTILFRPPFNADAEPQTLDEVIPVAESRKQNYITIGESIDPWDWQPGVTAQQIIDRTKRDFDKGSMILLHDAGGDTREATVQALPEIIRFYKSKGYEFTTIADILDKKKEELMPPIKDDANSGVIGTFYDAVVVGFFFGNWFLFYVFLSAIFLAIGRIVLIGVLAIRQRSENEKSKAYKQFKPVPVSIIVPAYNEEVTVVKSLRSLLNIDYPEFELIFIDDGSKDNTLKVVTEEFADEKRITILTKPNGGKASALNFGIAHAKYDFAVCIDADTQLKNDAVYHLMTYFTDDEVGAVAGTVKVGNETNIITKWQSIEYITAQNMDRRAFDLINSITVVPGAIGAFRKSAVDEAGGFTSDTLAEDCDLTMRILKCGYIIRNAAEAVAYTEAPETLGGLLKQRFRWSFGVIQSFWKNRNALFNKKFKSFGMVGMPNILIFQIILPLFSPLADLMMIFGLFGDKPWKILSYYVAFVLIDFIVSIIAFWMEKESYKKLVYIIPQRFIWRQLMYYILFKAIRKAVKGELSTWGDLKRTGNVKEDIVTGGD; encoded by the coding sequence ATGCGGCATAAACAAATTTTTCAGGCTGACACACCCAAGAGATGGAATAAAATAAAGTGGATAAGTCGTATACTCATATTTGTATTAATATGCGGTGTTGTGGCAGCTGCCATAACAGTAACATCTCAAACTTATCCTGAGCTCCCCAATCTTAATCCTGCCCCTAAGCGCATTAGCGACGAAGAATTAGAACAATACAAAAAGTCTACACGCTACAAAGATTATAAGATAGACAAAAAACAGCTTCAAACCCTTGAAGCCAAAAGGCACAACCAGCTAAAGCATGCCAACAACAAAGAGCGTATCAATGCCGCTTTTTACCGCGAATGGGAAACACAGGCTTACAACTCGCTGAAAGAAAACATAGGCAAGCTGGACATGGTGGTAACCGAAGGTTTTTTTATAAACCCGAAAGCTGATACAATTGGCGCACGCATGGATACCGGGCTTTTAAATATCAACAAAAGGTACAATAAGCCCGTAGTTGTTTCTATATCCAACTACGTTAATTATGACAATGTAAACGGCGATTTTGATGTAGACGATGTTGTACGCATCACCGGCAACAAAGCACTGCGGAAAGTATTCATCAACAGCATTATTAAGCAGTTAAAAAAATACAATTTACGCGGTATTAATCTTGATATAAATAATATACCTAACCGCAACGGCGCCCAGTACCGTGCTTTTCAGGAAGACCTGTACAATATGCTTCATCCGCTGGGTTTTCTGGTAACACAAAACGTTATACCAGATGATGACACGTACGACCTGAAACACCTGCAACGTTTTAACGACTACCTGTTTGTAATGGCCATTGACCAGCACACCGAAGATAGCAATGCCGGAGACATCTCTCACCAGCACTGGGTAGAGGAGCAACTGGATAGGGTGTGCGAGATCGTTCCAAGCGAAAAGGTTATTTTAACCATTGCAGGAGGCGGAGTTGACTGGCCCAAAAATAGTGTAGGCACATCTATTGGTTACCAGGCGGCTGTAAGTACAGCAGAGCAATATCAAAAAAAGGTAATTTTTGATCCCGTATCTGCCAACTTGCATTACAAATATATAGGTCCTGATAGTATTGAGCATACTGTTTACTTTGTTGATGCAGCTGCCAATTTTAACATCATGCGCATGGCCGACGATTGGGATACCGGCGGCATCGCCTTGTGGCGCTTAGGTTCGGAAGATCCGCGGTTATGGAAGTTTTTCCAAAAAAACCTGGCTTTAGCATCACTAAAAAAAACAGGCCTGGATGTTCAGGAGCTTAATAACGTTGCCTTAAACAATAAGATAGACTACACAGGCAATGGCGAGGTACTGGAGATCATTACTACGCCATCTAAAGGCAACATCAATCTAAAAATTGACACCAACAGCTACGTCATAACCAATCAGGAATACCTAAAGCTCCCCACCAAATACGTTATTAAAAAATTTGGCTACAAGCCGGGCAAAGTAGTTTTAACCTTTGATGATGGCCCCGACCCTGACTTTACACCACGTATCCTGGAGATATTAAAGAGAGAAAAGGTACCTGCCTCCTTCTTTGTGGTGGGTGCCATGGTTGAAAAGAACATCCCGCTTTTAAAACGCATTCATGATGAAGGGTACGAAATAGGGAACCACACCTTTTTACATCCCGATATATCAAAAGTGAGTTTAGACAGGGTGATACTGGAGCTGAATGCTACCCGTAAATTGATAGAATCTATTACAGGGCACAGCACGATACTTTTCCGTCCGCCGTTTAATGCCGATGCCGAGCCACAAACGCTTGATGAGGTAATTCCGGTTGCTGAAAGCCGTAAACAAAATTACATCACCATTGGCGAATCAATAGACCCATGGGATTGGCAGCCCGGTGTTACCGCGCAACAGATAATTGACCGTACCAAACGCGATTTTGATAAAGGGTCCATGATATTACTGCACGATGCAGGTGGCGACACCCGGGAAGCCACTGTGCAGGCATTGCCCGAGATCATCAGGTTTTACAAATCAAAGGGCTACGAGTTTACTACCATTGCCGATATCCTTGATAAAAAGAAGGAGGAGTTGATGCCGCCTATAAAAGATGACGCCAACAGCGGCGTTATAGGTACTTTTTATGATGCGGTAGTGGTAGGTTTCTTCTTTGGCAACTGGTTCCTGTTTTACGTTTTCCTTTCGGCTATATTTTTAGCTATTGGCCGCATTGTACTGATAGGTGTTTTAGCCATAAGGCAGCGCAGCGAGAATGAGAAGTCTAAGGCATACAAGCAGTTCAAACCCGTTCCGGTAAGTATTATTGTTCCAGCTTATAACGAGGAGGTAACAGTAGTCAAATCGCTCAGAAGCCTATTGAATATAGACTACCCCGAGTTCGAGCTTATTTTTATTGACGATGGTTCTAAGGATAATACGCTTAAAGTAGTTACCGAAGAGTTTGCTGATGAAAAACGGATCACTATTTTAACCAAGCCTAACGGCGGCAAGGCATCGGCCCTTAACTTTGGTATAGCCCATGCCAAATATGATTTTGCTGTTTGTATTGATGCCGATACCCAGTTGAAAAACGATGCCGTTTATCACCTCATGACCTACTTTACCGATGATGAAGTAGGCGCGGTTGCCGGCACGGTTAAAGTGGGTAATGAAACCAATATTATAACCAAGTGGCAATCTATTGAATACATAACCGCTCAGAATATGGACCGCAGGGCCTTTGACCTGATCAACAGTATAACGGTTGTGCCGGGTGCCATTGGCGCTTTTCGTAAATCAGCAGTTGATGAGGCAGGTGGCTTTACATCTGATACTTTGGCAGAAGATTGCGACCTGACCATGCGCATTTTGAAATGCGGTTACATTATTAGAAACGCCGCCGAAGCTGTGGCTTATACAGAAGCACCGGAAACATTAGGCGGACTGCTTAAACAGCGTTTCAGGTGGAGCTTTGGCGTAATACAAAGTTTCTGGAAAAACCGTAACGCGCTGTTCAACAAAAAATTCAAATCCTTCGGCATGGTGGGTATGCCTAATATCCTTATTTTCCAGATCATACTGCCGCTGTTCTCTCCACTGGCTGATTTGATGATGATCTTCGGCCTGTTTGGCGATAAGCCATGGAAGATACTCTCCTATTACGTTGCTTTTGTTTTGATAGACTTTATAGTGTCTATCATAGCATTCTGGATGGAGAAGGAGAGTTATAAGAAGCTGGTATACATTATTCCGCAACGGTTTATCTGGCGGCAATTAATGTACTACATCCTTTTTAAAGCCATACGCAAAGCGGTAAAAGGCGAACTAAGCACCTGGGGCGATTTGAAACGCACAGGCAATGTAAAGGAAGATATAGTTACAGGAGGCGATTAA
- a CDS encoding FeoB-associated Cys-rich membrane protein, with amino-acid sequence MNIQLLIVVLLFAGALFYVARMAYKALFVKKGCGSNCKCGVDFSSIGPDKK; translated from the coding sequence ATGAACATTCAGTTGCTTATAGTTGTACTTTTATTTGCCGGTGCCTTGTTTTATGTAGCACGCATGGCTTATAAAGCTTTGTTTGTAAAGAAGGGTTGCGGCAGTAACTGTAAATGCGGAGTTGATTTTTCGAGCATCGGTCCCGACAAAAAATAG
- the typA gene encoding translational GTPase TypA, which produces MQKIRNIAIIAHVDHGKTTLVDKILHSCAIFRDNEQTGELILDNNDLERERGITIVSKNVSVKYKDVKINIIDTPGHADFGGEVERVLKMADGVLLLCDAFEGAMPQTRFVTQKALALGLKPIVVVNKVDKENCRPEEVYEQIFELFFNLEATEEQLDFPVIYGSSKQGWMSTDYKKPTTDIFPLMDAILENIPPAPINEGTLQMQITSLDYSSFVGRIAIGRVARGTIKENMPVSLVKRDGTIQKTRIKELYTFEGLGKVKATEVSAGDICAVVGIDGFDIGDTIADFENPEQLEVIKIDEPTMNMLFTINTSPFFGKEGKFVTSRHLRDRLYKEMEKNLALKVVETESPDSYLVYGRGILHLSVLIETMRREGYELQVGQPQVIVKEINGVKCEPVETLIVDVPADVAGKVIELVTQRKGDLLVMEPKGDLQHLEFEIPARGIIGLRNNVLTATGGEAIMAHRFKAYEPWKGQIPGRLNGVLVSMDTGKTTAFAIDKLQDRGRFFIDPGVDIYEGQVLGEHIRDNDLVINLTKGKQLTNMRASGSDTNVRIAPAIKFSLEESMEYIQADEYIEVTPQSIRLRKIYLNENERRINAKKFQS; this is translated from the coding sequence ATGCAAAAAATAAGGAACATAGCGATCATCGCACACGTTGACCACGGTAAAACTACACTGGTTGACAAAATTTTACACAGCTGCGCCATATTCAGAGATAATGAGCAAACGGGTGAGTTGATACTGGATAACAATGATCTGGAGCGCGAGCGCGGTATCACTATTGTTTCCAAAAACGTATCGGTTAAATACAAAGACGTAAAGATCAATATTATTGATACACCGGGTCACGCCGACTTTGGCGGCGAGGTGGAACGCGTTTTGAAAATGGCCGACGGCGTACTATTGCTTTGCGACGCTTTTGAAGGCGCCATGCCGCAAACACGCTTTGTAACCCAAAAGGCTTTGGCTTTAGGCTTAAAACCAATTGTGGTTGTTAACAAAGTGGATAAAGAGAACTGCCGCCCTGAAGAAGTTTACGAGCAAATATTTGAATTGTTCTTTAACCTTGAAGCTACAGAGGAGCAACTGGATTTCCCGGTAATTTACGGTTCATCAAAACAAGGTTGGATGAGCACAGATTACAAAAAACCAACTACTGATATCTTCCCGTTGATGGATGCTATTTTGGAAAACATTCCTCCGGCGCCTATTAATGAAGGTACTTTGCAAATGCAGATCACATCGTTAGATTACTCATCATTTGTGGGTCGTATAGCTATCGGTCGTGTTGCACGCGGTACCATTAAAGAGAACATGCCGGTATCATTGGTGAAACGTGATGGTACTATTCAAAAAACCAGAATAAAAGAACTATATACTTTTGAAGGCTTGGGTAAGGTTAAAGCTACCGAAGTTAGCGCGGGCGATATTTGTGCAGTTGTAGGTATTGATGGTTTTGATATTGGCGATACCATTGCTGATTTTGAAAACCCTGAGCAATTAGAGGTTATTAAAATTGACGAGCCTACCATGAACATGTTGTTCACCATCAACACTTCACCTTTCTTTGGTAAAGAAGGTAAATTTGTAACTTCTCGTCACTTACGTGACCGTTTGTACAAAGAGATGGAGAAAAACCTGGCGCTTAAAGTTGTTGAAACCGAGTCGCCTGATTCATACCTGGTGTATGGTCGTGGTATTCTTCACTTATCAGTATTGATCGAGACCATGCGTCGTGAAGGATATGAGTTACAGGTAGGTCAGCCTCAGGTTATTGTTAAAGAAATAAACGGCGTTAAATGTGAGCCGGTTGAAACTTTAATAGTTGACGTTCCTGCTGATGTTGCCGGTAAGGTGATTGAATTGGTAACACAACGCAAAGGCGATTTGTTAGTAATGGAACCTAAAGGTGACCTGCAACACCTTGAGTTTGAAATACCGGCACGCGGTATCATCGGTTTACGTAACAACGTATTAACAGCAACAGGCGGCGAGGCTATTATGGCGCACCGTTTTAAAGCATATGAGCCTTGGAAAGGTCAGATCCCTGGTCGTTTAAATGGTGTATTGGTATCAATGGATACCGGTAAAACTACTGCTTTTGCTATTGACAAGTTGCAAGACAGAGGCAGGTTCTTTATTGATCCGGGTGTTGATATTTATGAAGGCCAGGTGTTAGGTGAGCACATACGCGATAATGATTTGGTTATTAACTTAACCAAAGGCAAGCAGTTAACCAACATGCGTGCATCAGGTAGTGATACTAACGTGCGTATTGCACCTGCTATCAAGTTCTCATTAGAAGAATCAATGGAGTATATCCAGGCTGATGAGTACATTGAAGTAACACCTCAAAGCATCCGCTTGCGTAAAATATATTTGAATGAGAACGAGCGTAGAATCAACGCTAAAAAGTTCCAGTCGTAA
- a CDS encoding LamG-like jellyroll fold domain-containing protein, with amino-acid sequence MKRFIVSLPFLIFAVAFIAGCKKSETDVLPIDRLKSILIGKDTLSIYVGEKRNVPLTISPSNYSLDSIRWNSSDTNVLSISKVGLLTGKKPGVTTVSVSNLTNTISINCKVTVKDSIEMGMIAYYPFHNSGKDSSGRVNDIAYYADIAATADRFGNRNSAFYLNGSTSYMMVRDKPELRLNNTDFTLNAWVKLDTYNSSYGNNLLTKHITGNDNGWAWGVTGSGGEAATGIVTFGPGGSSLSARGVKTVGLGQWHMVTATYKLYIGQITIYVDGELDTITNGIPSPKAYILADLYIGRDNPYVSDNGYVVRGAMDDVRIYNRLLTATQVKRLYTHKN; translated from the coding sequence ATGAAAAGATTTATTGTATCTCTCCCATTTTTAATTTTCGCCGTTGCTTTTATTGCCGGTTGTAAGAAAAGTGAAACTGATGTTTTACCTATTGACAGGTTAAAATCCATTTTAATTGGGAAAGATACGCTTAGTATTTACGTTGGAGAAAAACGGAACGTACCCTTAACCATATCGCCATCCAATTATTCTTTAGATTCAATACGCTGGAATTCGTCAGATACGAATGTGCTGTCGATATCAAAAGTTGGTTTGTTAACGGGTAAAAAGCCGGGTGTAACAACGGTTTCGGTAAGCAATTTAACCAATACAATTTCAATAAATTGCAAGGTTACGGTAAAAGACAGTATTGAAATGGGGATGATAGCTTATTACCCGTTTCATAACAGCGGCAAAGATTCATCGGGCAGAGTGAATGATATTGCCTATTATGCAGACATTGCTGCTACTGCCGACAGGTTTGGCAACCGTAACTCGGCGTTTTATTTGAATGGCTCAACAAGCTACATGATGGTAAGAGATAAGCCGGAATTGCGGTTAAATAACACCGATTTTACGCTTAATGCATGGGTGAAGTTAGATACTTATAATAGTTCTTACGGCAATAATCTTTTAACAAAGCACATTACCGGTAATGATAATGGATGGGCCTGGGGTGTAACAGGTTCTGGTGGCGAGGCTGCAACAGGAATAGTTACCTTCGGCCCTGGTGGAAGCAGTCTTAGTGCACGAGGTGTGAAAACTGTTGGATTGGGGCAATGGCATATGGTTACGGCAACCTACAAGTTATATATTGGTCAAATAACTATTTATGTAGATGGCGAATTGGATACAATTACAAACGGCATTCCGTCGCCCAAAGCTTATATTTTAGCGGATTTATATATCGGCAGAGATAATCCTTATGTTTCAGATAATGGTTACGTTGTGAGAGGCGCAATGGATGATGTGCGGATATATAACAGATTACTTACTGCAACACAAGTAAAACGCTTGTACACGCATAAAAATTAA
- a CDS encoding class I SAM-dependent methyltransferase: MNGNDRLHPSLFHPRYVHLTHLRNATLKTIDQLTANSKDLLLVDFGCGDMPYRSVIEPKVGKYLGVDLDLNPRAEHYIDFDSKTTLPDNYADIILSNQVLEHVDSPSGYLQEALRILKPGGSIILTTHGYWYYHPTPNDYWRWTSAGLRKTVQDSGFVVKSFHGIMGLAASGLQLLQDAIINKLPKFLVPPFAFVMQLKIRLFNKMNSQTQRDRDASLYVVIAQKPSR; the protein is encoded by the coding sequence ATGAATGGTAACGACCGCCTGCACCCATCCTTGTTTCATCCGCGTTATGTGCATCTTACACATTTGCGCAACGCTACTTTAAAAACAATTGATCAGTTAACAGCTAACAGCAAAGATCTCTTATTGGTTGATTTTGGTTGCGGTGATATGCCTTACCGGTCGGTTATTGAACCTAAAGTGGGAAAGTATCTGGGTGTGGATCTTGATTTGAACCCCAGAGCGGAGCATTATATTGATTTTGACAGCAAAACAACCCTGCCGGATAATTACGCCGACATCATATTATCTAACCAGGTTTTAGAGCATGTTGATTCGCCATCGGGCTATTTGCAGGAAGCGTTACGCATTTTAAAACCGGGAGGTTCAATTATTTTAACTACACACGGCTATTGGTATTACCACCCTACACCCAATGATTACTGGCGTTGGACAAGCGCCGGTTTAAGAAAAACAGTTCAGGATTCGGGCTTTGTAGTAAAGTCGTTTCACGGAATAATGGGATTGGCTGCCAGCGGTTTGCAACTGTTGCAGGATGCCATCATTAACAAGTTGCCTAAGTTTTTGGTGCCCCCTTTCGCTTTTGTTATGCAGTTAAAAATAAGACTGTTTAACAAAATGAATTCACAAACACAGCGAGACAGGGACGCATCTTTATATGTTGTTATTGCCCAAAAGCCATCCAGGTAA
- a CDS encoding glycosyltransferase has protein sequence MEELNLCIIKPNKSAFSETFIQEHINRLPGNKKVLYGGAFPVYDHQDRFLISSVLGMISFLIQKRLFNKLNIGVRTRALSKYLIRTKIDVVLAEYGIVGAMVTEACRMANVPLVVHFHGADAHHKGTIEKYITLYGKMFNYANTIVAVSNEMVDALKRMGAPADKILLNPYGVNTALFKQVDVASSKPNFLSVGRFVEKKSPSSVVRAFHQLIQKQPNARLWMVGDGALLQPTKQLVEQLNLADKVEFTGVLKTNEVQQLMQQMRCFVQHSVTAADGDMEGTPNTILEAGACGLAIVSTQHAGIKEAVINGETGYLVPEHDVEGMANYMIKIAEDVDLAADLGAKEAAHIRQNYDVRDRIKTLTAALESAIKHKK, from the coding sequence ATGGAAGAGCTAAACCTCTGCATAATAAAACCCAACAAAAGCGCTTTTTCTGAAACATTTATTCAGGAGCATATCAACCGTTTGCCCGGCAATAAAAAGGTGTTGTATGGCGGCGCATTTCCGGTATATGATCATCAGGACCGTTTTCTTATCTCGTCGGTTTTGGGTATGATCAGCTTTCTTATTCAAAAAAGATTATTCAATAAACTCAATATAGGTGTACGTACACGGGCATTAAGCAAATATCTTATTCGTACTAAAATTGATGTGGTGCTGGCCGAATACGGTATAGTTGGGGCGATGGTAACCGAGGCATGCCGTATGGCCAATGTGCCCTTGGTGGTTCATTTTCATGGCGCCGATGCGCATCATAAAGGAACAATTGAAAAGTACATTACACTATACGGCAAAATGTTTAATTACGCCAACACTATAGTAGCAGTATCAAATGAAATGGTTGATGCACTAAAACGCATGGGGGCACCGGCAGATAAAATATTGCTAAACCCTTATGGCGTTAATACAGCCTTGTTTAAACAGGTAGATGTTGCAAGCTCTAAACCCAATTTTTTATCGGTTGGAAGATTTGTAGAGAAGAAGTCGCCATCATCTGTGGTGCGGGCCTTTCATCAGCTTATACAAAAGCAGCCAAACGCGCGTTTGTGGATGGTAGGTGATGGTGCGCTGTTACAGCCCACAAAGCAGTTGGTTGAACAGTTAAACCTTGCAGATAAAGTTGAATTTACCGGTGTGCTTAAAACAAATGAGGTGCAGCAATTAATGCAGCAAATGCGTTGCTTTGTACAACATTCGGTAACTGCCGCTGATGGCGACATGGAAGGCACCCCTAATACTATATTAGAGGCCGGCGCTTGTGGTTTAGCTATTGTAAGCACACAGCACGCTGGTATTAAAGAAGCCGTGATCAACGGCGAAACGGGATACCTGGTACCCGAGCATGATGTTGAAGGCATGGCCAATTATATGATCAAAATTGCTGAAGACGTAGATTTGGCAGCAGACTTAGGTGCAAAGGAAGCAGCACATATTCGTCAAAATTACGATGTGAGAGACAGAATAAAAACACTGACAGCAGCCCTTGAAAGCGCAATAAAACATAAAAAATAA
- a CDS encoding TylF/MycF/NovP-related O-methyltransferase: MLRKLVRNTLKSYGYDLVKPDGRLVKDGLPADFDSETVATFQKVKPYTMTTPERIASLVNAVNYLIKNNIEGDFVECGVWRGGSTMAAIDTLMKAGDKSRTVYLYDTFEGMSEPTEHDKELSGHAADALLQSSEKEDATSVWCYSALEEVQNNVGSLNYPADKVHYVKGKVEDTIPQTLPGKIALLRLDTDWYESTKHELEHLYPLLVPGGVIIIDDYGHWEGARKAVDEYIAAHKLPLLLNRIDYTGRIGIKY; the protein is encoded by the coding sequence ATGTTACGAAAACTTGTACGCAATACATTAAAAAGCTATGGTTACGACCTGGTAAAGCCTGACGGCAGGTTGGTTAAAGACGGCTTACCCGCCGACTTTGACAGCGAAACTGTTGCAACCTTCCAAAAGGTAAAACCTTACACCATGACTACGCCCGAGCGGATTGCATCGCTGGTGAACGCCGTAAACTATCTGATTAAAAATAACATTGAAGGCGATTTTGTGGAGTGCGGGGTATGGCGCGGTGGGAGCACCATGGCAGCTATAGATACATTGATGAAAGCCGGTGATAAAAGCCGTACAGTTTATTTGTATGATACTTTTGAGGGGATGTCTGAACCTACAGAACATGATAAGGAACTAAGCGGACACGCGGCTGATGCCTTATTGCAAAGCAGCGAGAAGGAAGATGCTACATCGGTGTGGTGCTACTCAGCTTTAGAGGAGGTGCAGAATAACGTGGGCAGCCTGAATTACCCTGCTGATAAAGTACATTACGTGAAAGGTAAAGTGGAAGACACCATTCCGCAGACATTGCCCGGTAAAATTGCTTTGTTACGTTTAGACACGGATTGGTACGAAAGCACCAAACATGAGTTAGAGCACCTGTACCCTTTACTGGTACCGGGCGGAGTTATCATTATTGATGATTATGGACATTGGGAAGGTGCACGTAAAGCGGTTGACGAATATATTGCTGCGCACAAATTACCGTTACTGCTTAACCGTATTGATTATACAGGGCGCATTGGTATAAAATATTAA